The Actinobacillus equuli genome includes a window with the following:
- a CDS encoding DNA-binding protein codes for MRTGFYIVGILKGYKNSSFTNRETGEVKDKHNLGLQLQEPDGYGGYNTSTQEVKLDDRCVNDNLKRTIEQFKNKLVMVLVYPREWAMEGGRKGITYNFDENSTIELVSNTESNNPY; via the coding sequence ATGCGTACAGGTTTTTATATCGTCGGTATTCTCAAAGGATACAAAAATTCATCATTCACTAATCGTGAAACCGGTGAAGTTAAAGATAAGCACAATTTAGGTTTACAGCTTCAAGAGCCTGACGGCTACGGCGGCTACAATACATCAACTCAAGAAGTTAAATTAGATGATCGTTGTGTGAATGACAATCTTAAGCGAACCATTGAACAATTTAAGAATAAATTGGTAATGGTGTTGGTTTATCCACGTGAATGGGCGATGGAAGGTGGTCGTAAAGGGATTACGTACAATTTTGATGAAAACTCAACAATTGAGCTTGTAAGCAACACAGAAAGCAATAACCCTTATTAA
- a CDS encoding phage/plasmid replication domain-containing protein, translating to MNYHIDWLTIEQDFGFEIPESTLASIFDFGVIGIHLDTGEVQQGIRTGKYRHKGSYCDEVSIKVSGSVIRMEGNPSRWNKVENVLGFTDIDSCVSCFNNILFSLKLPLFTRCTEIFHGQGKDGEKVRTFSNGAIIKRLDITTNVSVGRGNERTFLKALSQMRYRNSIGRLHTNGCTVDWLSAKGNANLIYPSCYIKHEELLIHSFDKIKNKFGFDSKEFTYYKKVYDYCEENGVVRFEQKLKSRYLQREGLCYWGLSDFSGLEALQKGFLDMYRRLSVSEVKLETIAEQLVSEGIVDTLRKANTTAYYAMLWANGQNLFLKEAQFKLHRARLRKIGIDIANPCDIEKFQAVRVISCEQIFVKPFKARIFISIQAICRSYG from the coding sequence CCCGAATCTACGCTTGCGTCTATTTTTGATTTCGGTGTGATAGGCATTCATCTTGATACCGGAGAAGTTCAGCAGGGCATAAGAACCGGAAAATATCGTCATAAAGGCAGCTATTGCGATGAGGTTTCTATCAAGGTTTCCGGTTCCGTTATTCGAATGGAAGGGAACCCAAGCCGTTGGAATAAAGTTGAAAATGTATTAGGTTTTACTGATATTGATTCTTGTGTTTCTTGTTTTAACAACATTCTTTTCTCTCTTAAACTTCCATTATTTACTCGTTGTACAGAGATTTTCCACGGACAAGGCAAAGACGGCGAAAAAGTAAGAACTTTTTCAAACGGTGCCATCATCAAGCGTTTAGACATCACCACTAATGTTTCAGTCGGTCGAGGTAATGAACGTACATTTCTCAAGGCTCTTTCTCAAATGCGTTACCGTAACTCAATCGGTCGATTACACACTAATGGCTGCACAGTCGATTGGTTAAGCGCAAAGGGTAATGCCAATCTGATTTACCCATCCTGCTATATCAAACACGAAGAGCTTTTAATACATTCTTTTGACAAGATTAAAAATAAGTTTGGTTTCGATTCAAAGGAGTTCACTTATTACAAAAAGGTCTATGACTATTGCGAGGAGAATGGAGTAGTCCGATTCGAACAAAAATTAAAATCTCGTTATTTACAACGTGAAGGGCTTTGTTATTGGGGTTTGAGTGATTTTTCGGGTTTAGAAGCATTACAGAAAGGTTTTTTAGATATGTATAGAAGATTAAGTGTCAGTGAAGTGAAACTAGAAACGATAGCGGAACAGCTTGTTTCTGAGGGGATAGTCGATACTTTGCGTAAAGCTAATACGACTGCTTATTACGCTATGTTATGGGCTAATGGACAGAACCTTTTTTTGAAAGAAGCCCAATTTAAATTACATCGCGCAAGATTACGTAAAATCGGGATAGATATTGCAAACCCTTGCGATATTGAAAAATTCCAAGCTGTCCGAGTGATTTCTTGCGAACAGATCTTCGTTAAACCATTTAAGGCCCGGATTTTTATCAGTATCCAAGCAATATGCCGAAGCTACGGTTGA